Proteins co-encoded in one Listeria ivanovii subsp. ivanovii genomic window:
- a CDS encoding glutamate decarboxylase — translation MLYSKENQESYLEPIFGSSAEDCDIPKYTLGKEPLEPRIAYRLVKDELLDEGSARQNLATFCQTYMEDEATKLMSETLEKNAIDKSEYPRTAELENRCVNIIADLWHAPKEQKFMGTSTIGSSEACMLGGMAMKFAWRNRAEKLGLDIHAKKPNLVISSGYQVCWEKFCVYWDIDMRVVPMDRDHMQLNTDQVLDYIDEYTIGVVGILGITYTGRYDDIYALNEKIEQYNSQTDYKVYIHVDAASGGFFTPFVEPDIIWDFRLKNVISINTSGHKYGLVYPGIGWVLWKDESYLPKELIFKVSYLGGEMPTMQINFSRSASHIIGQYYNFLRYGFEGYRTIHQKTSDVAQYLANAVEATGYFDIYNDGSHLPIVCYKLKEDANVDWTLYDLADRLQMRGWQVPAYPLPKNLENIIIQRYVCRADLGFNMAEEFIQDFNASIHELNNAHILFHNKQQSGVHGFTH, via the coding sequence ATGTTATATAGTAAAGAAAATCAAGAAAGTTATTTAGAACCCATTTTTGGATCCAGCGCAGAGGATTGTGATATTCCAAAATATACTCTTGGAAAAGAACCTTTAGAACCTCGTATCGCTTATCGATTAGTGAAAGATGAACTATTAGATGAAGGATCTGCTCGTCAAAATTTGGCTACTTTTTGCCAAACATATATGGAAGATGAAGCTACCAAATTAATGTCCGAAACCTTAGAAAAAAATGCCATTGATAAATCGGAGTATCCACGAACAGCGGAACTTGAAAATCGCTGCGTTAATATTATTGCAGATTTATGGCACGCACCAAAAGAACAAAAATTCATGGGAACTTCTACAATTGGCTCTAGTGAAGCTTGTATGTTAGGTGGAATGGCGATGAAATTTGCTTGGCGAAATCGTGCAGAAAAGCTAGGCCTAGATATTCATGCGAAAAAACCAAACCTTGTCATTTCTTCCGGTTACCAAGTTTGTTGGGAAAAATTCTGTGTTTACTGGGATATTGACATGCGGGTCGTGCCAATGGATAGAGACCATATGCAACTAAATACCGACCAAGTACTAGATTATATTGATGAATATACTATCGGCGTCGTCGGTATCCTTGGTATTACCTACACAGGACGTTACGATGACATCTACGCCCTTAATGAGAAAATCGAACAATACAACAGCCAAACAGATTACAAAGTTTACATCCACGTTGATGCAGCAAGCGGAGGCTTCTTTACCCCATTTGTGGAACCGGACATCATTTGGGACTTCCGTTTAAAAAATGTTATCTCTATTAACACTTCTGGACATAAATATGGATTAGTTTATCCTGGTATCGGCTGGGTGCTTTGGAAAGATGAAAGCTATTTGCCAAAAGAACTCATTTTCAAAGTTAGTTACCTTGGCGGAGAAATGCCAACAATGCAAATCAATTTCTCTAGGAGTGCTAGCCATATTATCGGCCAATATTATAATTTCCTACGCTATGGCTTTGAAGGCTACCGGACCATTCACCAAAAAACAAGTGATGTAGCTCAGTATCTAGCAAACGCTGTAGAAGCAACAGGCTATTTCGATATTTATAATGACGGTTCCCATTTACCAATTGTCTGCTATAAATTAAAAGAGGATGCAAACGTTGATTGGACGCTTTATGATTTAGCTGACCGTTTGCAAATGCGCGGATGGCAAGTCCCAGCTTATCCACTACCAAAAAATTTAGAAAACATCATTATTCAACGTTATGTTTGTCGCGCTGATCTTGGTTTCAATATGGCTGAAGAATTTATCCAAGATTTCAATGCTTCCATTCACGAACTAAATAACGCCCACATCCTTTTCCATAATAAACAGCAATCCGGTGTTCATGGCTTCACGCACTAA
- a CDS encoding Rrf2 family transcriptional regulator, with translation MKLSKSMDQVFCIMTMLYTQKADVPISSVTIHHRLRDSSPSYISKILRKLVVSGLINSVSGNNGGFTLAKDPEEINLLDIVEAVEGKIDTYPDSDLIHTVFSDYHEFAESGIHTITSAFRNADKEYANYLYSQKLSVLVEQVIGKERTTIIDWNEA, from the coding sequence ATGAAGTTGAGTAAAAGTATGGACCAGGTATTTTGTATTATGACGATGTTGTACACCCAGAAGGCAGATGTTCCCATTTCTTCCGTAACTATCCATCACCGTTTGCGTGATTCGTCACCATCTTACATTAGTAAAATCTTAAGAAAACTGGTTGTTAGCGGACTGATTAATTCAGTATCTGGAAACAACGGCGGGTTCACACTTGCCAAAGATCCAGAAGAAATCAATTTGTTAGACATAGTAGAAGCAGTGGAAGGAAAAATTGACACATATCCAGACTCAGACTTAATCCACACTGTTTTCTCCGACTATCACGAATTTGCAGAGTCCGGTATTCATACCATTACAAGCGCTTTTAGAAATGCGGATAAAGAATACGCTAATTATCTATACTCACAAAAATTATCTGTTTTAGTCGAGCAAGTTATTGGGAAAGAACGGACAACTATCATAGATTGGAACGAAGCGTAA
- a CDS encoding YhgE/Pip domain-containing protein yields the protein MDMVKNEWKKLFKNKILLLSFVVILFIPLLYASFFLKSVWDPYGKAGDLPVAVVNNDVAVDYNGQTMDVGDQLVTKLKSNDELDWNFLSSEEAEKGLKDGKYYMIVTIPKDFSKNAATVLDKNPKKMELSYKTNGSLNYLGQVVSEQGAKQLKSEVSAEVTKSYAEAIFDKIKETGNGFAQAADGSGKLKDGLEKSQEGNKTISTNLKTLADSSLTFKDGANTLEVGLKTYTDGVNTASAGGDKLNAGVSTLAAGVGPLKDGVQALDNGATKLSDGVFTYTTGVDTLAGGINQAYSGSSALKNGLNKMSGSVPALADGVTQLNNGQESLADGLDTLVAGSNKLTAGLNQLDNNLTDKQGKITQLKQGMNDLQQGIDQLNKSVNGEDAAFAKQLAALQKSLTDLQSGLTFIKSNANFDADAIKAKINATDGVSAADKQKIIDSIQADLDKESQKSATQVATVDKLQSGLSGLDLAAIQTQVSELQTGVAKISAGYSTVHQGTTDAFNGIHQALNGSGNQTLIGGANQLTAGLKSAQSGNAKLVAGTNALNNQIPTLTSGVNQLASGSSDMENGLSKLNDGGNKLAANSDTLQSGATQLEAGTNQLAAKVPTLANGVNQLQAGSGALASGLNQLATNSPKLLSGTSQLADGSSKIADGSSKLANGSFQLGDGLTKLTDGSTELTTKLSDGAAQIKDTNGTDKTFNMIASPTKLAHEEYTHVSNYGHALAPYVLSLALYVGALVFNFIMPIRRVSMEGQPAYKWWLSKLSLGFVAAVAMALLEGGIMIALGLRPDNMVEFFGTAIITALAYMFLIMLLAMTFDNPGRFIAMVLLIVQLAGSGGTFPMPLTGWFFNLIHPFLPMTYSIYAFRESLAAGMGPNVYSMSMLVLSLILIACVGLLYLSMSHLKKRHDAHESALDDNQKLMALEN from the coding sequence ATGGATATGGTAAAAAATGAGTGGAAAAAATTATTCAAAAATAAAATTCTATTGTTGTCATTTGTAGTTATTTTATTTATTCCACTTTTATATGCAAGCTTTTTCTTAAAATCAGTCTGGGATCCTTATGGTAAGGCAGGAGATTTACCAGTAGCGGTTGTTAACAATGATGTTGCGGTAGATTACAATGGTCAAACAATGGACGTAGGGGACCAATTAGTAACTAAACTGAAAAGTAACGACGAACTCGATTGGAATTTCCTTTCATCGGAAGAAGCTGAAAAAGGTTTAAAAGATGGTAAATATTATATGATTGTCACGATTCCAAAAGATTTCTCAAAAAATGCAGCAACTGTTTTAGATAAAAATCCGAAAAAAATGGAATTATCCTATAAAACAAATGGTTCGCTTAATTACTTAGGTCAAGTAGTGAGTGAACAAGGAGCCAAACAACTTAAAAGCGAGGTTTCAGCAGAGGTAACGAAATCTTATGCAGAAGCAATTTTTGATAAAATTAAAGAAACGGGTAATGGTTTTGCGCAAGCAGCGGATGGCTCTGGAAAATTAAAAGATGGACTAGAAAAATCACAAGAGGGCAATAAAACCATTTCAACAAATCTAAAGACACTTGCAGACAGCTCATTAACTTTTAAAGATGGGGCAAATACGTTAGAAGTGGGTCTAAAAACATATACAGATGGCGTAAACACGGCATCAGCTGGTGGCGATAAACTAAACGCAGGAGTATCTACACTTGCTGCTGGAGTTGGTCCGCTTAAAGATGGTGTTCAAGCATTAGATAATGGCGCAACAAAATTATCCGATGGTGTTTTCACTTATACAACGGGTGTAGACACTCTAGCTGGTGGGATTAATCAAGCTTATTCCGGTTCAAGTGCATTAAAAAATGGGCTTAACAAAATGAGTGGTAGCGTCCCAGCTTTAGCAGATGGAGTAACGCAGCTAAATAACGGACAAGAAAGCCTTGCAGATGGGTTAGATACACTGGTAGCAGGTAGTAATAAACTAACTGCCGGACTAAATCAATTAGATAATAATTTAACTGATAAACAAGGGAAAATTACGCAACTAAAACAAGGGATGAACGATTTACAACAAGGAATTGACCAATTAAATAAAAGTGTCAATGGAGAAGATGCGGCATTCGCTAAACAACTAGCTGCTTTGCAAAAAAGCCTTACAGATCTTCAATCAGGTTTAACTTTTATTAAATCAAACGCTAACTTTGATGCCGATGCAATTAAAGCAAAAATTAATGCAACGGACGGTGTTAGCGCAGCAGATAAACAAAAAATCATTGATTCGATTCAAGCAGATTTAGATAAAGAAAGCCAAAAATCAGCCACTCAAGTAGCAACAGTGGATAAACTTCAAAGTGGCTTATCTGGACTAGACTTAGCAGCAATTCAAACACAAGTATCTGAACTACAAACAGGGGTTGCCAAAATTTCAGCAGGTTATTCCACAGTTCATCAAGGCACAACTGATGCCTTTAATGGAATCCATCAAGCACTTAATGGTTCAGGAAATCAAACACTTATTGGTGGGGCGAACCAATTAACTGCTGGCTTAAAATCAGCCCAATCTGGAAATGCGAAATTAGTAGCTGGAACAAATGCATTAAATAACCAAATTCCAACACTAACTTCAGGAGTTAACCAACTTGCGAGTGGTAGCTCTGATATGGAAAATGGACTAAGCAAGTTGAATGACGGCGGAAATAAACTGGCAGCTAACTCAGATACCCTTCAATCAGGAGCAACTCAACTAGAAGCTGGAACCAATCAACTAGCTGCAAAAGTACCAACACTTGCGAATGGTGTAAATCAATTGCAAGCAGGTTCTGGAGCATTAGCTAGCGGTTTAAATCAACTAGCAACCAATTCACCAAAACTATTATCTGGTACAAGCCAACTTGCTGATGGTTCTTCTAAAATAGCAGATGGCTCTTCTAAACTTGCCAATGGTTCATTCCAGCTAGGTGATGGACTAACAAAATTAACAGATGGTAGTACAGAATTAACGACCAAACTTTCTGATGGGGCAGCACAAATCAAAGATACTAACGGAACAGATAAAACTTTCAACATGATTGCCTCTCCAACAAAATTAGCTCATGAGGAATACACACACGTTAGCAACTATGGTCACGCCTTAGCACCATACGTATTATCATTAGCTTTATATGTTGGTGCACTAGTATTTAACTTTATTATGCCAATTAGACGTGTATCTATGGAAGGGCAACCAGCATACAAATGGTGGTTAAGTAAATTATCACTTGGATTTGTTGCAGCCGTTGCAATGGCATTACTCGAAGGTGGTATCATGATAGCACTTGGACTTAGACCGGATAATATGGTTGAATTCTTTGGAACGGCAATCATCACAGCCCTAGCATATATGTTCTTAATCATGCTTCTTGCAATGACATTTGATAACCCTGGTCGATTTATTGCAATGGTACTTCTCATTGTTCAATTAGCTGGATCGGGCGGAACATTCCCAATGCCACTTACAGGATGGTTCTTCAATTTAATCCATCCATTCTTACCAATGACCTACTCGATTTATGCCTTTAGAGAGTCACTGGCAGCAGGTATGGGACCAAATGTATACAGTATGTCGATGCTTGTTCTTTCACTTATCTTAATCGCATGCGTTGGACTACTTTATCTATCAATGAGCCACTTGAAAAAACGCCACGATGCACACGAATCAGCACTAGATGATAATCAGAAATTAATGGCACTTGAAAATTAA
- the gadC gene encoding glutamate:gamma-aminobutyrate antiporter has product MSKQTKSLTLFGFFAITASMVMTVYEYPTFATSGFHLVFFLLLGGFLWFLPVALCAAEMATVDGWQEGGIFSWVGNTLGERFGFAAIFFQWFQITVGFVTMIYFILGALSYVFDFPALESNPLIKFIGVLVIFWGLTFSQLGGTKNTAKIAKFGFIIGILIPAVILFVLGIAYIVGGNPLHVQFSMEAFIPDFSKASTLVIFVSFILAYMGVEASASHVNEMKNPKRDYPLAMIMLVILAIALNTIGGLTISAVLPLKDLSLSSGVVQTFQALILHFGSGLDWAVKLIAIMIALGVMGEVSAWVVGPSRGMYTAAEKGLLPEKMKKVNKHGVPVPLIMVQGVVVTIWAAILTFGGGGNNLSFLTAISLTVVIYLVGYLLFFIGYLVLIFKKGNLHRTYQIPGGKVVKTIIALVGLVTSIFALCISFVPPASIAEKSHMTYSIILSISFVVTVLIPFIIYAVHDKKNIEPKTVTHIDSNSINKFTHPRARGEHIINPDEKHIMNQDKL; this is encoded by the coding sequence ATGTCTAAGCAAACAAAATCTTTAACATTATTTGGATTTTTCGCCATTACTGCATCAATGGTTATGACTGTTTATGAATATCCAACTTTTGCTACTTCTGGTTTTCATTTAGTATTTTTCTTATTGCTTGGTGGATTTTTATGGTTTCTACCTGTTGCCTTATGTGCGGCAGAAATGGCCACTGTCGATGGTTGGCAAGAAGGAGGAATATTTTCTTGGGTAGGCAATACGCTTGGGGAACGCTTTGGATTCGCGGCGATTTTCTTTCAGTGGTTTCAAATTACAGTTGGCTTTGTCACAATGATTTATTTTATTCTCGGGGCACTTTCCTATGTATTTGATTTTCCTGCTCTTGAGTCAAATCCGCTTATTAAATTTATTGGGGTGTTAGTTATTTTTTGGGGACTTACTTTCTCCCAACTAGGAGGAACGAAAAACACTGCTAAAATAGCCAAATTTGGTTTTATTATCGGTATTCTCATCCCGGCAGTCATTTTATTTGTTCTAGGTATTGCTTATATTGTTGGTGGAAATCCGCTTCATGTTCAATTTTCCATGGAGGCATTCATACCAGATTTTTCAAAAGCTTCAACATTAGTGATCTTCGTGTCCTTTATTCTCGCTTACATGGGAGTTGAAGCTTCTGCGAGCCATGTAAATGAAATGAAAAATCCGAAGCGAGATTATCCACTTGCAATGATTATGCTTGTTATCCTTGCAATTGCGTTAAATACAATCGGTGGCTTAACTATTTCGGCCGTTTTACCATTAAAAGATCTATCTCTTAGTTCTGGTGTGGTGCAAACATTCCAAGCTTTAATCCTTCATTTTGGCTCCGGACTTGATTGGGCAGTCAAACTAATCGCTATCATGATTGCGCTTGGTGTTATGGGTGAAGTTAGCGCTTGGGTAGTTGGTCCATCTCGCGGCATGTATACTGCGGCAGAAAAAGGATTACTTCCAGAAAAAATGAAGAAAGTAAATAAACACGGTGTTCCTGTACCGCTCATTATGGTGCAAGGTGTAGTTGTCACTATTTGGGCAGCAATTCTCACATTTGGTGGTGGTGGAAATAATTTGTCCTTCCTAACAGCGATTTCTTTAACCGTTGTCATTTATTTAGTCGGATACTTATTGTTCTTTATCGGCTATCTCGTACTTATTTTCAAGAAAGGAAATTTACACCGCACATACCAAATCCCAGGTGGCAAAGTCGTCAAAACCATTATTGCATTAGTCGGTTTAGTCACATCTATTTTTGCGCTATGTATTTCTTTTGTTCCACCAGCATCTATCGCCGAAAAAAGTCACATGACGTACAGTATCATTTTGTCGATTAGCTTTGTCGTGACAGTTTTAATTCCTTTTATCATTTATGCTGTTCATGACAAAAAGAATATCGAACCAAAAACTGTCACGCATATTGATTCCAACAGCATTAACAAATTCACTCATCCTAGAGCTCGCGGTGAGCATATTATTAATCCAGACGAAAAACATATTATGAACCAAGACAAATTATAG